The region TATATTCAACAACAACAGGAAAATCTACACCTTCAATTCAATGCGCCGTTCAGTTCCGTCCTTGCATCGACATTCACAAGGTAACCACCTTTTTTCATTATAAAAATTAACCTGCATTAAAGGACCTATTTTTATGTTCCATTTTTGGGGGAATGTCAGCTAAGGTTTATTCGTTGTGTTTGTCGCAGGGGAAAGTGAAACAAATTGTCGGGTCAACCCTTAAAGATTTGAAAGGGGATGATGGGTCGGATCCAATTACCAATTTTGAGTCTGATAAATCAGCAGCTGAGTATGCCACACTTTACAAACAAGATGGACTCAAAGGTGGTCATGTTATCATGCTTGGTGCTGATCCTTTGAGTAAAGCTGCTTCCCTTGAGGCATTGCATGCTTATCCTGGTATTCTAGTTTGATGCTAACATTTTTGTTCCTTTTATCTTTCATGTTTGATACTAATTTATTCTAGAATTTGATGCTAGGTGGAAGGTGATATTCATTGTGTTTATTAGTTTTCAGTTTTAACTAATGTCACTAGAAGATTATGAAAAAATGATTAATTTTGACTTACTATCTAGCTATTTAGCACCGACATCTCTGAAAAAAAGGCCGACACCGACACTTATTATTAAGTTTAATCaattcattttttaaattattgTCGGTGTCGATGTGTTAGTGTCGGTGTTGTGTTTCCGGTGGCCGTGCTTCATAGCTATCTAGGAGGTATTGCACTCTCAGTTTTTCAAATAATGTCACATATGGAAGAAAGCCAAAAATTCCACACTTTTAAGCTGCCATAAAACACCACCCTTGGCAAATTGACCATGGAGGTTGTCAAAAACTCTGCCACCGCAGTTCCCCATGACCGATATTTGGCAATACTGACTAGAAGAAAGAAATTTTGTAACCATAAATCTAATGAGATGGGTGTGGCACCTATGTTTATGTAGAGTGATCAATGGCCAATTTTAAAAAAGTGAAGAAGTTACATGACATGAATAATATGACTAATTTCAAATTATACATTCTTTGTGATTGTTATTGAAAACTTTTTATTGGGTGATTTTAGGAACTAGGGATCGTTTGTTGATATTTAACTTCTTATGGTGGTTAACTATTAAAATGTCTTTGACTTCATGCCTATATTTGTCAATACCAGTATTACATGGGAGAATGCTTTCAAGTTGTTTTGCACTGCCTCTGTCTTTCATGGTTGATGATATCTTTCAAGCTCTTCATTTTTCTTCTACTAAACTTATTGTGGATGAATGGTACAATTTAGGAGGTCTGCAAGTTGGAGGGGGAATAAATTCTGACAATTGTTTGAGTTACATTGAGGAAGGAGCAAGCCATGTCATTGTGACATCTGTAAGTCATATATCTTCTCTCCTTCTTTGGGTTATTCAACTTTTACAAATTACGATAGGTGATTGTAGTTTGTTAGCTGGCCAATCATAGTTAGTTAGCTAGCCTTAGTTCGTTGAAGGGGTTAGGATGTGATATTATAAAAAAGGACAGAGAAGTGAATTAGTGGAATCTGGAAATAAGTCAGAACTGAGAAAGTTGAAGGCACTCTCGATCATTGCTAGCGGATTGTACTCTGTATTATTCCCTTAAGGTCACATTGATCTAGAGACTTTTCTCAATAGTATTCACATTGTTTTCATCTATTCTTTCTAAATACTCGTTGGATCAATCATTTACTTCACATTAACATTTGTCCATTGAGAAAATATGTTGTACTAAATGTGTATATAGATGGGTTTACGACTCAAATCTTCTCATAAAACATGTATAGATTCATAGGTCTTACTACTCTCAAACCTTCTTTGAAGATATATATTGTACTACGAGAACAGTTTCTGTGAgttttttatttcatttattttacTTTAAGTCTAAAATTTGATGATTGATAATGAAAACAAAGAAAAGTATATATATTTGTAAGTGGCAAGAAAAGCACATTAGTTTGCATGGTCTCCAATCTTGATCTGTATTAATGCAACCTATCAATTACATTATGGGAAAAAACATGCGGTATTTGTTAATAGGAAGTTATTCCATTCCTATCCATGTATTTATTGATTCAATCTTTACAGTATGTATTCAATAATGGACAAATGGATCTTGAAAGGCTTAAAGATCTTGTTCGCATTGTTGGAAAAGAGAGGCTTGTGTTGGATCTCAGTTGCAGGAAAAAGGTACAAATTGTTCACTCTATATTTGAAAGTGAATTGCATTTAAGAGAAAAGGTTATGCATGGAGAAACTAGAAAGAAGAAATATTTAAAAAACAGGCTAAGCATTCAATTCACAATGCTATTTCGGGTGTTCATAATTTGATATACATGTTAACGAAACAATCTATGATGTTAAGGGTCTCAATCCTTCAATGCATTTGATCATTTAATTGAACTTTTTTTTCAAGCACTTATCGTTTCCAGTCCTCAGGATGGTAAATATGCAATTGTCACCGATAGATGGCAGAAGTTCAGTGACGTGTCACTTGATGCTGAAGTAATGCAGTTTCTTGCTAACTTTGCCGACGAGTTTCTGGTTCATGGTGTGGACGTTGAAGGAAAGAAGTAAGTAACAACTTTTAATGTCTAAAGGTAATTACATACAAAGACAGATTTTGATGGTGAATGATTGCTCCTTCTAGGTTGGGAATCGATGAAGAGCTCGTGGCTCTGCTTGGCAACTATTCACCGGTTGGTAGCGCACCCTTGATTTTACTTTCATGTGAAATGTGCATATTTCTGATGCATTTTTATTGTCAGATTCCTGTCACCTATGCTGGTGGTGTGACTGTGATGGATGATTTAGAGAGGATAAAAACAGCGGGAATGGAAAATGTCGATGTTACCGTAGGAAGTGCCTTGGACATTTTTGGAGGAAACCTGGCTTATGAAGATGTTGTAGCTTGGCATAACCAACAAAAGGTCCCCGTGGCTTAAGTAAGCATCGTTGAGAATTGTTGGGGGCAGGGGTGGATGTGCTCTGAGCAAGGTTTgtttcattctaaattcatctattataattattttccaagttaccatctaacatttgcctaatcattacagtggacattggttgttgctcgcaatcaatcctatccgagaaattgtgtattatcttgactcgttaggaaatgattggacaacatacccagatatgaaggtcctaattgacacgtaagtgagaatgttcaaaatttttcttagtttatgtgaattgttctaattgcttcatttttattttattagcatcctacaagcttttcgggcccaacgagatatccaaacctcaaggaggggcgccaactccattacatggattaaagtggcggtatatttttaattaccacattttttattatattagtgatgacacttgataaaatttaggatttataatccatattttttttttcatatgtagtgtcctcaacaacgtaatcaaatagattgcgggtatttcatgttgaggtttatgcgagatactcttgctttgggccgattaaagattcccaccgatgtatgtatttctaacttatgagttatttttatatttacacatatctcatataattaaatagttggaattaattcaaaatatgttatattattatgtagtactttgatgaattcaagtgtgcattttatacaaaggatcaagtggacgaaatcaaagaggagtggtgtcaattcatgataaagctcgatgtttgttcataaatttgtgtaattaatgtgtacatttgtagtatatgttatgacttgtaaatgtgtacataaatttgtatatattttgatacatttaaggcaaaattggtttgaattggtatatatatatatatttgttagccaaaaattggtagaaaaaaggccaaaatggcacatataaaatgtgataattgtctgtcaaaatctggttgaaaacaggtagaaattctggtttataaacctggaaaaaatgtggtttaaaacaaaagcctcaaaaattttcgtataccttagacagcgcttttgtaaaaagcgctgtctaagggggggattagaaagcgctttaggcaaaagcgctgtctaaggggggggcttagacagcgctttttgaaaagcgctgtctaaggtatacctaaaaaaattaaaataggagggtcttagaaagcgcttttggccaaagcgctgtctaagggggtggggcttagacagtgcttttcaaaagcgctgtctaaggtatacctaaaaaatttaaaataagagggtcttataaagcgcttttggccaaagcgctgtctaagggggggggggcttagacagcgcttttaagatttaaaaaagcgctgtctaaacctttagcagcggaggtttagacagcgctttaaagcgctgtctaaggctaaaaaaagcgctgtctaaggtcttgtttgttgtagtaTTGACTTTTatttgaattgtgtactgattatgttggattgttttcaggtactttagttgctatagttcctttgtgaacttgcttttgctttgcttgatagctttagcgttgaggtataatgtctctaacttcatgtagtctggaagacctggcctgttatttggtcaggcacctgtctgaagtcctccttaagaggcaatgcttgtgattgtttatctttgtccccaagcaggaaaagacctttgataagccaattggcagatacaagagatgtgcaatccatctcctgctattcagttgagtcatccctttgctcacacaccttgtgttgatgcattgtggatattaacccaagatccttgtacagttgagtcagtcatatgtgtagaagggttcccactttctgaacccacacattccttgtctaaagctctcccaggccagggataagagctgtgaggcacacccctcacttcctatttcatctgcttcaccctaactctcaatgttagggttaagagctaacatcaccctgatacagtggcttgtttgtcgaggttgacatgaccccttgactaaagcctacccttgtgtgagcccactttgtgtgtatatagtgtgtgctatttgtgattgtttgcttttgcctatgctgtttaggatagcttgcttcctgtgcaagttagctagaaaccttaacttagaTTTGCATGATgacatctaggctcgagtcgtagtctccctagttgtgtctccctttgttatctggttaggctagtcctttgtccctgcgtaggggaactacgtcgccctgatcctcataccagatgaggtacgtaggcaggagatgagctgatctctccgggcgccctttttgttttgtcttgttgtgtgcttggagtccgatgtaagtccagcgattggcatttggtttccagtgtgcgtgtgtttttgtgtggagtttgacgtaagcccagcgattggcagtcgatttcctgtgttgttttgtcttgcgtgcgttagccgagctacgaatgctctgattcttcttagtccaagaagatacgtattcataggatgcgacgtcctagcgagcatgttttccccgtccgaactacgtcgactctgatgtttatgccctatagactacgtaggcccaggatgcgatatcttgccgagttagtttcgtttgttttcttgtgtctctttcagccagtgtttgtgtttatgagcagtgtttagcaaccatattccttccttttgtgcgtggatcccgtcgagtacgacggatgcgtagggggtgctaataccttcccttcgcataaccgactcccgatcccattctctttggtcgcgagaccatgtcttttccaggtttacttcgagcgtttcctttccctctttcgggataaataacgcacggtagcggctctgttgttttgttttcccgccggtttttcgcgtaatgcgacaccgatctcagaaagcgatcaaaggtagtatcttggctgaccatttggctcaccaaccaattgaagattatcagtcagtgcagtttgactttcctgatgaagagattttgtatttgaaaatgaaagattgtgatgaaccattgctagaagaagggccagaacctggttcccgttggggcatggtatttgatggagctgttaatcaatatggaaatggaattggggtagtgattattactcctcaaggcacgcatctaccatttacagctagattgactttcaagtgtacaaacaacatggcagaatatgaagcttgcattatggggcttgaagaggccatgaatctcagaatcaagtatttggatgtcttcggtgattcggctttggttgtgaatcagatcaaaggagaatgggagacgaatcaacccggtttggtaccatatagagattacgcgaggaggatttcaactttctttacaaaggttgaatttcatcatatccctcgagatgagaatcagatagcagatgctcttgcaacattggaatcaatgattgtagtgaagtattggaatgaagttcccaatttatctatGACACGTCTTGATAGGCTATCTCATGTGTTTGCTGtggaagagatcaaagacgagaagttgtggtattacgacatcaagtgtttcctccaaagtcagatttacccgcctggggcacctttgaaagataagaagactttgagaaggttagccggtaatttctacttgaatggtgatgtactgtacaagagaaacttcgacatggttttgctcagatgcgtggatagacacgaagcagactggttgatgaccgaagtgcatgagGGTAAAGATTGTTTGTTGCatccctcttctgtacaagtgctttatttcgcacttgcctcagacgcctgcttttatggagaacaaacaatgtctagggtggtctcagagacttatgtctctcactaaagatgatatagtttggtatgatccatccttaagcagtttggagattattgatagttgtggtgaattctctaatgtgcctctcattggtacacaaagaggaattagctacaatcctgctttagctcgtcgtcagcttgggttccccttgagacacaaacctaataacatgttgttagaaggtcttttctaccaaaagggtaaagatccccaacatttgaagcagaagattatgcatgcttggcataatgtgcataggaaaggaaaatTCGAGCTTGGGttgtgcaattgtgtagctttggaagcttacactctttgggtgaagaagagagctatggagttgaagatgccttatccttgtgaaagacctatgtctatggttgcggttgagccattaactctccctaaccaagatgtagaggagttggaagatgcactcgccaagatgaagcaagagaaggatatgtgggaagagcgtttccatgctttgagcaagaagcatgaagagtttctattggagtctaaggacaaagatgcattgattgagctacttgaataccgagtgacgaagagacagagagagccagaggtttcatcttctagcatgcctcagccttccgttgcttggaagaagatttttgaccagcttgtcctcgagaagactcaatgaaggcttcttttgagaccgagatttgtcgcattcgaaggaagtacgcgccttcagccagatcttctgacactgttgttagggatccttaggatgactagtctccttttctcttgtatttttcatttggtttctgaaattgtactcagtataatccttccaatttatataaatgaaaaagggatttttggtcatatcaaattattgcaattgctatttcaattttatatatttgcaaatgatacagtaagttccttggaaataaaaaatcaagcatttcatttcatgcatcatttgcataagcaagttttggccaggtgtctgattggtgtttcttctgtgctttagccaagctgactcaccaaTATAACACCAGAGTTAATCGtccaaagatcatggaacatcttgagcaagagaaccgagagctgaaggacaagattgcccgactgacttccatgatggagtcagttcttgctgcccagaaCTAAGTTTCTCCAACGCCagcaactcctcccgcgaggacagtcATTTCCGAATTGGTTACTtctacagtgcctgctgccaccgcccacttcgctcccAATCTTCCTGCTGGATGCCCTTGGAGAATGCCATCTAATTTTGTGCTAGAcggtttcgctcccacttttgcttccatgccggcatctagcccggtcatgtttgtgccacctcccgtcGTGCAAACTTTGTCGCGTGTAGAAGACACtatctatcattccgagccatctgagggcccggacatctataagaagatggatgagatgaaagaccaattccttgagctgcgcaaaTAACTGAAAATGCTGAGAGGcaaagatttgtttgggaagagtgctgctgaactgtgcttagtgcccaatgtcaaaatcccagtaaaattcaaagtgcctgactttgagaagtataaagggaactcctgcccactcagtcatcttgtgatgtatgcccgcacgatgtcaactcaaacagataatgatcagctgctgattcattatttctaaGATAGCCTGACAGGAGCTGCacttcgttggtatatggggttaaatagtgcaagcatccgcactttcaatgatctaggtgAGGCTTTCttgaaacagtacaagtacaacgtggatatggcgccagatagggaccagctgaggtccatgtctcagaaagataaacagacattcaaggagtatgcccagcgcttgagggagttggctgcccagatcactcctcctttggaggagaaagagatgacgaaaatctttctgaaaaccctgagttcattttactatgaacgcatgattgccagtgcctccagtgattttactgaaatggtaaatatggggatgagacttgaagaaggggtccgtgaaggacgattgtcaaaatAGGAGGCGTCGACTAGCCAGAAGTATGGGAGTAATTTTAGAAAGAGGAAGGATAATGAGACCAATGCTATCTCAagtgggaggtagaggaggcctcaagcaagaagaaatcaaccatcccgtcaacatcatcatcatcaagtatcttccgtcaTTCCAGGATTTTCAaatcagcaaacaacaccaattcaacaacaacaacaacatcaataccaaaatcaacgtcaacaacaacaaccgcaacaaagaacgaacacctacaacaataacaattCCAACAATAATCATCACCAACAATAGAACTTCcagaggaagaaggtctctttcgacccaattcctatgtcatatgcagaattgtacccatctttagtccttaagaatttgattCAACTGAGGAACCCGCCGCAAAtaccagaaccacttccttggtggt is a window of Lathyrus oleraceus cultivar Zhongwan6 chromosome 6, CAAS_Psat_ZW6_1.0, whole genome shotgun sequence DNA encoding:
- the LOC127092626 gene encoding 1-(5-phosphoribosyl)-5-[(5-phosphoribosylamino)methylideneamino] imidazole-4-carboxamide isomerase, chloroplastic; translation: MRNLTSSCSIRAFSSSPLLRSNHLPSYSPSRKSTPSIQCAVQFRPCIDIHKGKVKQIVGSTLKDLKGDDGSDPITNFESDKSAAEYATLYKQDGLKGGHVIMLGADPLSKAASLEALHAYPGGLQVGGGINSDNCLSYIEEGASHVIVTSYVFNNGQMDLERLKDLVRIVGKERLVLDLSCRKKDGKYAIVTDRWQKFSDVSLDAEVMQFLANFADEFLVHGVDVEGKKLGIDEELVALLGNYSPIPVTYAGGVTVMDDLERIKTAGMENVDVTVGSALDIFGGNLAYEDVVAWHNQQKVPVA